The sequence tcaaaaatttgttttcgaaatttgttttttattttttttcgaatttttttttttaaaattttttaattttttttttacaatcacatgtgatttacctgcacaatcacatgtgattgatttGTTCAATCAcagattggatttgccatgcataatcacatgtgattgacatgcataattacatatgattttaaaaaaaaaaaaaattcgaaaaaatttttttttcgaatttttttttttccaatcacatgtgattttcgcgtcacatttcgcgttctcattggtccctttattttcaagcaaatttatgaatgcaagtgattacaactcatatatatatatatatatatatatatatatatatatatatatatatatatatatatatatatatatatatatatatatatatatatatatatatatatatatatatatatatgagttttgtTAACTATACAAATAACTAAACTATGTCCCTAGCTAAAACTATCATTATCAAACTGGCCTCTTGAGGTTCTTGAAATCCATAGATTCAATACACTCAACATTTCCTCTATGCAAATTCAACCCTTTTAACAAATCACCAGCCTTTTCCTTAGTTTTCAAAGAAGAGCCAACTTGCAACAACAACAAAAGCTTCTGAAATGCACCTACTTGAAGTGCTTCAATTGCCACATTTTCCTCTTCTCCAATGCTTTTCTCATACTTACTTAGTATCCAAAGAATCGAAACCGAAAACTCGGTAGCAATATCCGAAACACGCAATAGTTTCTTCACGACTACAGGGATTGTTAACACGTTATTATAAGCCTTTTCAAGTCCTTGATTAATGGTGCAAAGACCTTCAAGTACACCTAGCGCCTTTTCGCATACGCTTCTTGTGCAATCTACAAGCAATTCTATGAGCATTTCGGTTAAGCCTATTTCAAGAAATGTCGTAATTATGGCTTCCTTTTGATTAACAGAAGTTGAGGGAGTAACCAAATGGTAAATGGCTAACAATGAAGCATTGGTTGTGGTATTATCAATCGGCTCCAAGACGAGTTTTGCTAAAGCTTCGATACTTCCTTCAATCTTTGTGAATTCGTTTAGTTTTGTTTGATTTGATGACATGATTTCTTTAAGTACCAAAACCGCATTCCTACGTCCCAATAAAGTTCCAACCTTTAATATCTTTACAATGGTACGTAAAGATTGATTTGACCCTAGTCCAGACTCGGTATTGTGATCAAATGGAAGAATTAGGGTTAAACCAGACAATATTTCTTCCAAAACTGAGGCGTTTTCTTGATTCTCATCAGAAAACGCATCAAATGTCTCAAATAATATTCGAGTTGACCCATTTGAAACAATACATCTCATATTTTTCTCACTTTCCTTTTCTAAACTTTTAATCTTTACAACTAACTCCGTAACTCCTTCTCCGTTTCTCTTAGCCGTCATTGCAACGATCTTGGATAGGATTTCGGCCACTTGATACGAGCTAGCTGGGGCGCGAGGGGTCGGGATACGGTCAAACCCATATGACTTATTCTCTACACACCAATCTTGGATCATTCTTCTAATAGTATGGTTAGGTACAGGTTCAAGACTAGTCAATACTACACCAGTGACCGGACATGTGTGCTTTCCGTCTTCATATATCCATTTCTCAATACTTTCTCTATCGTATGTTATTCCGGTCGATAAAATCACCGGATCTTTCATCAATTCAAGCGATATCGGGCATCGAAAATGCTCTGGTACAGTCACCTGATCAACCACCACATCCATTACTTTCTTGATCTTGTTAACTTTTGTTGATGTTCTACGGTTTCTATAAGCTGATATCATTATTGGGTGTTGTTAGTTTTCAGCCAAGAATCCAACACACTTCAAAAGATTTGATCTTTAGTGGAAAGAAAATAAGTTGGGTTGAGTTTTTGTTTATCTTGTTTAACAAATGAAGAATGTATAAATTATGAATATCTAAAGTTGGTGTAATGGTATAAATATACAAAGAGACATGCAAACGCGGGTTTTAAGGTTTGAAAAGTTGTCTTAATCATTAAAATAGAACTTTTGTTGAAAAAGAATGAGATAAATCAAGAAAGTATACGTATACATATTACGTAGATAGAATTAAATTATATGTATAGAccagatatgagggaagctgaaaGTTGAATGTTGACCATTAAGAAAGTTTGAAAGAGTAGTACTCATCCGTATTGTTAAAGGTTTGAAGGAAAGGAGCAGTCAACGGTTGAAGGTCTTCGAAAAGGTCGGTGTGcattatatatttatacaaaataataaaagGGATCGAGAACTATGAGAATCAAAAGACTATCTAAACCACTAATTAACGTTTGAACTAACAAAAA comes from Rutidosis leptorrhynchoides isolate AG116_Rl617_1_P2 chromosome 4, CSIRO_AGI_Rlap_v1, whole genome shotgun sequence and encodes:
- the LOC139844629 gene encoding U-box domain-containing protein 21-like encodes the protein MISAYRNRRTSTKVNKIKKVMDVVVDQVTVPEHFRCPISLELMKDPVILSTGITYDRESIEKWIYEDGKHTCPVTGVVLTSLEPVPNHTIRRMIQDWCVENKSYGFDRIPTPRAPASSYQVAEILSKIVAMTAKRNGEGVTELVVKIKSLEKESEKNMRCIVSNGSTRILFETFDAFSDENQENASVLEEILSGLTLILPFDHNTESGLGSNQSLRTIVKILKVGTLLGRRNAVLVLKEIMSSNQTKLNEFTKIEGSIEALAKLVLEPIDNTTTNASLLAIYHLVTPSTSVNQKEAIITTFLEIGLTEMLIELLVDCTRSVCEKALGVLEGLCTINQGLEKAYNNVLTIPVVVKKLLRVSDIATEFSVSILWILSKYEKSIGEEENVAIEALQVGAFQKLLLLLQVGSSLKTKEKAGDLLKGLNLHRGNVECIESMDFKNLKRPV